The proteins below come from a single Edaphobacter acidisoli genomic window:
- a CDS encoding alpha-L-fucosidase, whose product MTTRRRFCQLAAQTTAATMLVGNGSVATAQTGADHLLRRRDRPLLGLQQQFVDLRFGMFVHFNMATFQDREWGDPTTPLDLFRPTALDTDQWAAAAQSANMTWACLTTRHHDGFCLWPTKTDAASVRKISRPVDIVRSYVDSFRKAGLRIGLYYSILSLRDDIRHFNVTPAKVELIKNQLTELFTGYGEIDILITDGWNAPWSRITYEEVPFQEIYDHIKSLQPNCLICDLNASQYPHDGLYYSDVKAFEQNAGQKVPQTSEVPALSCVTLTEGWFWKQKDVNGPLKPVKTVVEEWLKPLNQRYCNLILNAPPTREGRLAPNVVSRLREIGEAWINPGPMAKVREHIGITTKNLATGKPIHASSSPDGVGPDEANDGNFRSSWYLDEGHASGWLEVDLSKHESFNVVSLVEPVGEWDDYPQSRIRSYRFQCWDGVSWITLISGAIPAHTTIHRIPRVSSQRVRLLLESSTEMPHITEIGVYDEPD is encoded by the coding sequence ATGACAACAAGAAGAAGGTTTTGTCAATTGGCGGCCCAAACTACCGCAGCTACAATGTTGGTCGGCAATGGGAGCGTTGCTACCGCGCAGACTGGGGCGGATCATCTTCTGCGACGCCGAGACCGGCCTCTTTTGGGTCTGCAGCAACAATTCGTGGATTTGCGTTTTGGAATGTTCGTGCACTTCAATATGGCGACATTTCAGGATCGCGAATGGGGTGATCCCACAACGCCGCTCGACCTCTTTCGGCCAACAGCGCTGGATACAGACCAATGGGCCGCCGCGGCGCAATCAGCCAATATGACCTGGGCATGTCTTACGACTCGGCACCATGATGGTTTTTGTCTGTGGCCCACAAAAACGGATGCAGCCAGTGTCAGGAAGATCTCCCGCCCGGTCGACATCGTGCGTTCGTACGTGGATTCGTTTCGCAAGGCTGGTCTGCGGATAGGACTTTACTATTCGATCCTGTCACTTCGCGACGATATTCGCCATTTCAACGTGACCCCAGCTAAGGTAGAGCTCATTAAGAATCAGCTTACGGAGCTATTTACCGGCTATGGAGAGATTGACATTCTTATTACGGATGGTTGGAACGCGCCGTGGAGCCGCATTACATATGAAGAAGTTCCATTCCAGGAGATATATGACCACATCAAGAGCCTGCAACCCAACTGCCTGATCTGCGATCTCAATGCGAGTCAGTATCCCCATGATGGGCTCTACTATTCCGACGTAAAGGCGTTTGAGCAAAATGCCGGGCAGAAGGTTCCACAGACCAGCGAGGTGCCCGCTCTTTCCTGTGTGACCCTCACAGAGGGGTGGTTCTGGAAGCAAAAGGACGTGAATGGACCTCTCAAGCCGGTGAAGACGGTCGTCGAAGAGTGGCTCAAGCCGTTGAATCAAAGATACTGTAACCTGATTCTGAATGCTCCTCCTACCCGTGAAGGTCGACTTGCACCGAATGTTGTGAGCCGCCTGAGAGAGATTGGAGAGGCCTGGATAAATCCTGGGCCTATGGCAAAGGTCAGAGAACATATCGGGATTACGACGAAGAATCTAGCGACAGGGAAGCCGATTCACGCCAGCTCCTCCCCCGATGGGGTGGGGCCGGATGAAGCCAATGATGGTAACTTCCGATCAAGTTGGTATCTGGATGAAGGACACGCCTCGGGCTGGCTGGAAGTGGATTTGAGCAAGCACGAGAGCTTCAACGTTGTTTCGCTGGTAGAGCCCGTAGGCGAGTGGGATGATTATCCGCAGAGCCGGATCCGGAGCTATCGATTTCAGTGCTGGGATGGGGTGAGCTGGATTACGCTGATAAGCGGTGCAATCCCCGCGCACACAACAATCCATCGCATTCCGCGCGTCTCATCCCAGAGAGTCCGGCTCCTGTTAGAAAGCAGCACGGAGATGCCTCATATCACCGAGATCGGCGTATATGACGAACCCGATTAA
- a CDS encoding L-rhamnose/proton symporter RhaT: MTPSTMVGVALVLAAGLMSGNCMLPSKFLRAWRWENMWAVFSLVSLVVLPWGLAFGLVHHLPEVYRSLPASQFVVPLAFGMGWGIAQILFGISVDRLGLSLAYAIIIGMGAALGTLVPMIAASGSKLHRGTILAVAMGILLMSVGIAFTAWAGRIRDNVHRKEGSTLSDKSYRVSIMLAVLCGFLAPMINYSFAFGQQIAGRAMVLGNSGPMAAYAVWPIGLAGGFIPNAGYAVYLLYRRRSLPAFKQGYSDLLLSCAMAVLWMGAIAVYGMSASFLGALGTSIGWGLFQIFMILAANASGLLTGEWKRASGRAHLCLTSGMLLLIAATVFLTVANRS; encoded by the coding sequence ATGACACCATCGACGATGGTGGGAGTGGCACTCGTGCTAGCGGCCGGACTCATGTCGGGGAACTGCATGTTGCCTTCTAAATTTCTCAGAGCTTGGCGCTGGGAAAACATGTGGGCAGTATTTAGCCTGGTTTCCCTGGTCGTCCTCCCCTGGGGACTGGCATTTGGCCTGGTACATCATCTTCCGGAAGTCTATCGCTCTCTCCCCGCTTCGCAGTTCGTGGTGCCGCTTGCATTCGGCATGGGGTGGGGAATCGCCCAGATTTTGTTCGGCATTTCTGTTGATCGCCTGGGGCTGAGTCTGGCCTATGCCATCATCATTGGTATGGGAGCGGCCTTGGGTACATTGGTGCCCATGATCGCTGCAAGTGGGAGCAAACTTCACCGAGGTACGATTTTGGCCGTCGCTATGGGCATTCTCCTCATGTCCGTGGGGATTGCTTTCACCGCGTGGGCCGGACGTATTCGAGACAACGTCCATCGCAAGGAAGGTTCAACTCTTAGCGATAAGAGCTACCGAGTCTCAATCATGCTCGCGGTCTTGTGCGGTTTTCTGGCGCCGATGATCAATTACTCTTTTGCATTCGGGCAGCAGATTGCAGGGCGAGCTATGGTCTTAGGAAACTCCGGTCCTATGGCGGCCTACGCGGTGTGGCCGATTGGACTAGCCGGTGGCTTTATTCCCAATGCCGGTTATGCCGTGTATCTGCTGTATCGGCGACGAAGCTTGCCCGCATTCAAGCAGGGATATTCCGACCTTCTTCTTTCCTGTGCGATGGCCGTGTTGTGGATGGGAGCGATCGCGGTTTACGGCATGAGTGCTTCGTTTCTGGGGGCGCTGGGAACTTCAATTGGCTGGGGGCTATTTCAGATCTTCATGATTCTCGCGGCGAACGCCTCGGGGTTGCTGACGGGAGAGTGGAAGCGCGCCTCGGGCCGAGCGCATTTGTGTCTCACAAGCGGGATGCTCCTTTTGATAGCTGCAACCGTGTTTCTGACAGTTGCCAATCGATCGTGA
- a CDS encoding enolase C-terminal domain-like protein: MSIRLQKESTVITRVVAFDMRYSLPPGAGSDAVHTDPEYSLAVTHLRTGNGMSATGFALTLGPGNRLVCDAIEILAKPLLGREIEELMAEFGEVSRQISNDSAMRWLGPHKGVVHLALASITNACFDLWAKTRGVPLWKLLLDLQPEELVALLDLSYLEDALSVGDAIDLIRSQWSSRAERLPILEKGYPGYDTSVGWMAYEDEKVRELTRRAMDKGFSAFKLKVGSSDRNRDLRRAQMLRECAGDSATIMFDANQQWDLPTAMQMCRSLARLCPLWFEEPTHPDDLAAHIELASVIAPVKIAAGEHIPNRVLFKNFLRAGAMHFVQADATRLAGISEFLTVSLLARKSELPVVPHVGDMGQVHQHLVLFNRIGLGHEVQFLEYIPHLRSHFVYPADVEGGVYKTPQEPGVSSDLLNLPASHV, translated from the coding sequence ATGTCTATTCGCCTTCAAAAAGAAAGTACCGTCATCACCCGGGTTGTAGCTTTTGATATGAGGTATTCGCTGCCGCCCGGTGCAGGGTCGGACGCGGTGCATACCGATCCGGAATACAGTTTGGCAGTGACGCACCTGCGAACCGGCAACGGAATGTCCGCTACCGGGTTCGCTCTTACCCTGGGGCCGGGAAACCGTCTGGTTTGCGACGCCATTGAAATTCTGGCCAAGCCATTGTTGGGGAGAGAGATTGAGGAGTTGATGGCGGAATTTGGCGAAGTATCCCGCCAAATCTCGAATGACTCGGCAATGCGTTGGCTCGGCCCCCACAAAGGTGTAGTTCATTTGGCGCTCGCCTCGATCACGAATGCCTGTTTTGATCTTTGGGCCAAAACCCGCGGCGTCCCGCTCTGGAAACTACTGCTGGATCTCCAACCGGAAGAGCTCGTGGCACTGCTCGATCTGAGCTACCTGGAAGACGCACTTTCAGTGGGAGACGCCATCGACCTGATCCGCTCACAGTGGTCGAGCAGGGCCGAGCGGTTGCCCATTCTGGAAAAGGGATATCCGGGGTACGATACGTCCGTTGGATGGATGGCCTATGAGGATGAGAAGGTGCGTGAGTTGACAAGGCGCGCCATGGACAAGGGCTTTTCTGCGTTCAAGTTGAAGGTCGGATCTTCGGATAGAAACCGCGACTTGAGGCGAGCCCAAATGCTGCGCGAGTGTGCGGGAGACTCCGCTACAATCATGTTCGATGCAAACCAACAGTGGGACCTGCCGACGGCGATGCAGATGTGCCGTAGTTTGGCGCGCCTGTGCCCTCTGTGGTTTGAAGAGCCCACTCATCCCGATGACCTGGCCGCGCACATAGAGCTTGCATCCGTCATTGCTCCGGTTAAAATAGCTGCCGGAGAACACATCCCGAACCGCGTGCTGTTCAAGAATTTTCTTCGCGCAGGAGCAATGCATTTTGTGCAGGCTGATGCTACCCGTCTTGCTGGAATCAGCGAGTTCCTTACTGTGAGTTTATTGGCCCGAAAATCAGAGTTGCCGGTCGTCCCCCACGTCGGCGACATGGGACAAGTGCATCAGCATCTGGTGCTGTTCAATCGTATAGGGCTCGGCCATGAGGTGCAGTTCCTGGAGTACATCCCTCATTTGCGATCACATTTTGTATATCCGGCTGACGTGGAAGGAGGCGTTTACAAAACACCGCAAGAGCCGGGGGTCTCGTCCGACTTATTGAATCTTCCGGCGAGCCACGTATGA
- a CDS encoding TonB-dependent receptor encodes MYIGMIVRKRAIWRLLATWVTFCVVVIGLGPHFLCAQTANASLSGHITDSTGAVIPDAEVILTETATHIASATKSNREGLYTFPSVKPGQYDLSVKKAGFGDANINGLTLTVQANVLHDVSLSVGATAETITVNSETGELMQKTSSELGTVIDQKAIHELPLNGRNFTQLLTLTPGATPISTSQSAGVGVNDLAVLSVPTASVAQPSIQGQTNRSNLYLLDGVVNTEMTGSVYVIPPIVDAMQEFKVQSHDDKAEYGSVLGGVINVVTKSGTNSLHGAAWEFVRNNIFDARDSFADEYSAGPSPFRQNQFGVTVGGPVFLPKIYDGHNRTFFFFGYEGWRYVQAAESKYIVPTDAELSGDFSHSTLAQNIYDPATTSGSSSTGYARSQFPGNIIPSSRLNSVSAGFLKAYYARPNLTGDPVYNAIVTRSSSNFSNHYMARADEQLGSRNSIFFRYDRLNVTSLSPTSISQSSGASVPALNIGVGWTGVLTPKLLADVRYGLTRRPFARYVQDSAGIGPMQGLGFNSVGGTEFSLGSPYGSGGLQAANTINSPVQNWSPSLTWVVGNHTMKYGMQYVKQGNDSNSPAYGGYTFANDQTGDPNQVGTTGNSLASALLGLPSQINNTTTVSNSNRVSTYSFYFQDVWAITKRLTMTYGLRFDHRREFSPSSSTVVSGLTTDGLWWIGLDALPPACSQTNAAPCIPGNGSLSSIANGNKIMLSPYGRAWGPAPRWQDWGPRIGLAYQVNDKMVLRGGYGIVYDPLMGFEQDWKGFAGSWPATGSVTASVAINQLGSSPTPVQNTFSTVGIALPGSDPWSTVTWFMDPKIRDPRSQQYNLAFEYEVASNLSLSVGYVGSHSDRLSVTGIFNTAQTAGPGTPDQVNARKPFPWVTATPFMSTDRGSADYNGLQVKLDKRYSNGLEYLVSYTFSKSIDEGGSGLFDVENGPGGSSALQNYYDVRESRSVSSYDVPQFLSIAGQYELPFGRGKKMLTHGPASYILGNWQLNTVAQIRSGQPYNLSVVGDVANIGTSFSWWNYARPNEIASPKPAHQTALEWYNPASFAVPVNSYGNFPRNSLRTSHVATADASLFKNFPFKDEFALNFRAEAFNVFNIQNYGAPDTTITDPGAGRITSNVLPPRQIQLGLHLSF; translated from the coding sequence ATGTACATCGGAATGATTGTTCGCAAAAGAGCCATTTGGAGACTTTTGGCAACATGGGTCACATTTTGCGTAGTTGTGATCGGTTTAGGACCACATTTTCTATGCGCGCAAACAGCTAATGCATCGCTTTCAGGTCATATAACGGACTCGACAGGAGCGGTGATTCCAGATGCGGAGGTCATCCTCACGGAAACCGCAACGCACATTGCCAGTGCAACGAAGTCGAATCGCGAAGGGTTATATACATTTCCGTCGGTCAAGCCTGGCCAGTATGACCTTTCCGTCAAGAAGGCCGGTTTTGGAGATGCCAACATCAACGGCCTTACGCTTACAGTTCAAGCTAACGTGCTTCACGACGTTTCGCTGTCCGTAGGTGCGACTGCCGAAACGATTACGGTCAATTCCGAAACGGGCGAGCTGATGCAAAAGACGAGTTCCGAGTTGGGAACTGTGATTGACCAGAAGGCGATCCACGAATTGCCACTCAATGGCCGGAATTTCACGCAACTGCTTACGCTGACGCCAGGCGCGACTCCCATCAGCACGTCGCAAAGCGCGGGTGTGGGCGTGAATGATTTGGCGGTTCTGAGCGTGCCTACGGCGAGCGTGGCGCAGCCGTCCATTCAGGGACAAACCAACCGCTCCAATTTGTATCTGCTCGATGGCGTTGTCAACACGGAGATGACCGGTAGCGTGTACGTTATTCCTCCGATCGTGGATGCGATGCAGGAGTTCAAAGTGCAGTCCCATGATGACAAGGCTGAGTATGGAAGCGTACTGGGCGGCGTGATCAACGTGGTTACAAAAAGCGGAACGAATTCGCTTCATGGCGCTGCATGGGAATTTGTAAGGAACAATATCTTCGACGCTCGCGATTCATTTGCTGACGAATACAGCGCAGGTCCTTCGCCATTTCGCCAGAATCAGTTTGGTGTCACTGTCGGAGGTCCGGTATTTCTGCCAAAGATATATGACGGGCATAATCGTACGTTCTTCTTCTTCGGATATGAAGGATGGCGCTATGTGCAGGCTGCCGAATCCAAATATATCGTGCCAACGGATGCTGAGCTTTCCGGCGACTTTTCGCATTCAACTTTGGCGCAAAATATCTACGATCCGGCTACAACCTCCGGTAGCTCCAGCACTGGCTATGCGCGCTCGCAGTTTCCGGGAAACATCATCCCTTCAAGCAGACTTAATTCTGTTAGCGCGGGTTTTCTCAAGGCCTACTATGCGCGGCCGAATCTAACCGGCGATCCCGTCTATAACGCGATTGTGACTCGCTCCAGCTCGAATTTCTCGAATCACTACATGGCGCGGGCGGATGAGCAATTGGGAAGCAGGAACTCCATTTTCTTTCGGTATGATCGCCTCAATGTGACGAGCCTTTCACCGACTTCCATCAGCCAGAGCAGCGGAGCGTCCGTGCCTGCACTGAATATCGGCGTGGGATGGACAGGAGTGCTGACTCCAAAATTGTTGGCCGATGTCCGATACGGACTCACGAGGCGACCGTTTGCCCGTTACGTGCAGGACAGCGCGGGCATTGGCCCGATGCAAGGACTTGGATTCAACAGCGTAGGTGGAACTGAGTTTTCTCTTGGTTCACCGTACGGAAGTGGCGGCCTGCAGGCCGCAAATACGATCAACAGCCCAGTGCAGAACTGGTCTCCAAGTCTTACCTGGGTGGTTGGCAATCACACAATGAAGTATGGTATGCAGTACGTCAAGCAGGGCAATGACTCCAATAGTCCGGCATATGGCGGCTATACATTCGCCAATGACCAGACAGGCGATCCAAACCAGGTGGGAACGACAGGAAACTCACTCGCATCTGCTTTGCTGGGGCTTCCGTCGCAGATCAACAATACCACCACGGTAAGCAACAGCAATCGTGTATCGACGTATTCGTTCTATTTCCAGGATGTTTGGGCCATCACAAAGCGTCTCACTATGACTTATGGTCTCCGTTTTGATCATCGCAGGGAATTTTCTCCGTCAAGTTCGACGGTGGTTAGCGGACTTACGACTGATGGCTTGTGGTGGATCGGCCTGGACGCTTTGCCGCCTGCCTGCTCGCAAACGAACGCAGCTCCCTGCATCCCTGGAAACGGAAGCCTTAGCTCCATTGCAAATGGCAACAAGATCATGTTATCGCCCTATGGCCGCGCATGGGGACCGGCTCCCCGATGGCAGGACTGGGGACCTCGCATCGGTTTGGCCTATCAAGTGAACGACAAGATGGTGCTTCGCGGCGGATACGGTATTGTTTATGACCCGCTCATGGGCTTTGAACAAGACTGGAAGGGGTTCGCGGGTTCATGGCCTGCGACTGGTTCTGTAACGGCCTCTGTGGCGATCAATCAACTCGGATCTTCTCCGACGCCGGTTCAAAATACATTTTCCACCGTAGGCATAGCCTTACCCGGCTCCGATCCGTGGAGCACTGTTACGTGGTTTATGGATCCTAAAATCCGTGATCCCCGCTCACAACAATATAACCTGGCATTCGAATATGAAGTGGCTTCTAATCTGTCCCTCTCGGTCGGTTATGTGGGAAGCCACTCCGACCGGCTGAGTGTAACAGGTATTTTCAATACCGCTCAGACCGCCGGCCCCGGAACGCCCGATCAGGTCAACGCTCGTAAGCCATTTCCATGGGTCACTGCTACTCCCTTCATGAGCACAGATCGTGGTTCGGCGGACTATAACGGCCTTCAGGTAAAACTGGATAAGCGGTATTCCAATGGTCTCGAGTACCTGGTATCGTACACATTCTCTAAATCGATTGACGAGGGTGGTAGCGGTCTCTTCGATGTAGAAAACGGACCGGGCGGCAGCTCCGCTCTTCAGAACTATTACGATGTCAGGGAAAGCCGTAGTGTCTCGTCTTATGATGTGCCGCAGTTCCTTTCCATTGCTGGACAATATGAGCTTCCGTTCGGACGCGGCAAGAAAATGTTGACTCATGGGCCGGCGAGCTACATTCTAGGAAACTGGCAATTGAACACAGTCGCGCAGATTCGCTCCGGCCAACCTTACAACCTCAGTGTCGTAGGCGACGTCGCTAACATCGGAACATCATTCTCGTGGTGGAACTATGCGCGTCCGAATGAAATTGCAAGTCCCAAGCCGGCGCACCAAACGGCGCTGGAATGGTACAACCCAGCTTCGTTCGCTGTTCCGGTCAACTCTTACGGAAACTTTCCCAGGAACTCGCTTCGAACGTCTCATGTTGCAACCGCAGACGCTTCCTTGTTCAAAAACTTTCCGTTCAAGGATGAGTTTGCACTGAACTTCAGGGCGGAGGCCTTCAACGTCTTCAATATCCAGAACTATGGTGCTCCAGACACAACGATCACGGACCCCGGCGCAGGCCGGATTACCTCAAATGTCCTGCCCCCGCGGCAGATTCAGTTGGGTCTACACCTGAGCTTCTGA
- a CDS encoding DeoR/GlpR family DNA-binding transcription regulator: MARGKDKQIQRREQILSRLQEAGEVTIEDLCSELGASVVTIRRDLDELEQRALLKRTRGGAMPIGPLFYEPFKKDSSFQDKIGSFAEEKRRIARRASEMISPGATVALTGGTTTTEIIRCLNTVSGITIITNTVNVAMELSSRKDIDVYVTGGHLRGNWFTLVGPLATTSASLLFADIMFLGVDGIDVGQGLTCIHPQEAEVLKLLASHSKRLVVVADSSKIGNVSKWLLCPTRDIHEIITDVAVKDEAIAPFVAMGIKVHRV, from the coding sequence ATGGCTCGAGGCAAAGACAAGCAAATACAAAGACGTGAGCAAATTCTTAGCCGCCTGCAGGAAGCAGGAGAGGTAACGATCGAAGACTTGTGCTCCGAACTCGGGGCATCCGTTGTTACGATACGTCGTGATTTGGATGAGCTCGAACAGCGAGCTCTCCTGAAACGTACCCGCGGCGGAGCGATGCCGATCGGCCCTCTGTTCTATGAGCCGTTCAAGAAAGACTCCTCTTTTCAGGACAAGATCGGCAGTTTTGCAGAAGAGAAACGCCGCATTGCCCGAAGAGCATCCGAAATGATTTCTCCAGGAGCAACTGTGGCCCTAACGGGTGGGACAACAACCACGGAAATCATCCGATGCCTCAATACGGTAAGCGGTATTACGATCATAACGAATACTGTGAATGTTGCTATGGAGTTGAGTTCCCGTAAGGACATTGATGTCTATGTCACGGGTGGGCATCTACGCGGCAATTGGTTCACGCTTGTAGGGCCTCTCGCGACAACATCGGCTTCACTGCTGTTTGCGGACATCATGTTTCTCGGGGTCGATGGCATCGACGTAGGTCAGGGGCTGACCTGCATACATCCCCAGGAAGCAGAGGTTCTAAAGCTGCTTGCCAGCCACTCAAAACGCCTGGTTGTGGTTGCGGATTCAAGCAAGATTGGAAATGTGTCTAAGTGGCTGCTTTGCCCGACCCGGGATATACACGAAATCATTACGGACGTCGCTGTTAAAGATGAGGCAATCGCACCCTTTGTAGCGATGGGAATCAAAGTTCATCGGGTGTAA
- a CDS encoding class I mannose-6-phosphate isomerase, with amino-acid sequence MYDKTPYLQVTHQDCDCIKGWPAIAAQIRSALPTGSGLVCVECYPGVLIEQVSSCLRKELGPHRQLRAEDWYFSPEQINDLIEPYLSNDPVFGRMNSLEIWDFIDPQKIESARTELASSAEGITIVIGTGASLLSPVFDVCIYADMARWEIQQRQRRNEIGNLGAMNFEERPPLKYKRSFFIDWRAADRLKIRFLPKADFLLDTNVPAVPKMITRENFEKGLTAAVRQPFRVVPFFDPGPWGGHWMEEVFDLPRDQTNYAWCFDCVPEENSLLLRFGRNTIEIPALDLVLFRPEELLGKEVVSRFGAEFPIRFDLLDTFEGGNLSLQVHPGKEYIQREFGMNYTQDESYYILDSKQNGGVYLGLKTDINRENMIHDLRDAQENDSFKFEATRYVNQFPARKHDHFLIPAGTVHCSGKDTVVLEISATPYIFTFKLWDWGRVGLDGQPRPIHLDHGIENICWDRTTKWVEQSLMNRCQTVAETDDWREELTGLHPAQFIETRRHWFTSTVPHDTNGNLNVLNLVQGSEAVVESPTEEFSPFVVHYAETFIVPAAVGRYTIRPAVPGTLCATIKAFVRPVSASDREKFSQTPANI; translated from the coding sequence ATGTACGATAAAACCCCCTATCTTCAGGTTACGCATCAAGATTGTGATTGCATCAAGGGATGGCCAGCCATTGCTGCGCAGATCCGATCCGCACTTCCTACAGGATCAGGGTTGGTTTGCGTCGAATGCTATCCCGGCGTCCTTATCGAGCAGGTCAGCTCATGTCTTCGCAAAGAGCTCGGACCGCATCGCCAGTTGCGCGCGGAAGATTGGTATTTTTCTCCAGAGCAAATCAATGATTTGATTGAGCCCTACCTGTCCAACGATCCTGTCTTTGGCAGAATGAACTCACTCGAAATATGGGATTTCATTGATCCGCAAAAAATCGAATCGGCAAGAACAGAGCTTGCCTCGTCGGCGGAAGGCATCACGATCGTCATAGGAACCGGAGCATCACTGCTAAGCCCAGTCTTTGACGTCTGCATCTATGCCGACATGGCGCGCTGGGAAATTCAGCAACGTCAGCGTAGGAATGAAATCGGCAATTTAGGGGCTATGAACTTTGAGGAACGTCCTCCCCTCAAGTACAAGCGCAGTTTCTTCATCGATTGGCGAGCGGCAGATCGTTTGAAAATTCGGTTTTTGCCAAAGGCCGATTTTTTGCTCGATACAAACGTTCCTGCTGTACCCAAAATGATCACAAGGGAGAACTTTGAGAAAGGGCTTACCGCCGCTGTGCGCCAGCCGTTCCGTGTTGTCCCCTTCTTTGATCCGGGCCCATGGGGCGGACATTGGATGGAAGAAGTCTTCGACTTGCCCCGTGATCAAACCAACTATGCTTGGTGCTTTGACTGCGTACCGGAAGAGAATAGCCTCCTTCTTCGATTTGGGAGAAACACAATAGAAATCCCCGCGCTTGATCTTGTGCTCTTCCGTCCAGAGGAATTGCTCGGGAAAGAAGTCGTTTCGCGTTTCGGGGCTGAATTTCCAATCCGCTTTGATCTTCTGGACACCTTTGAAGGTGGCAATCTTTCCCTGCAGGTGCATCCCGGAAAGGAATATATCCAGCGAGAATTCGGGATGAACTACACCCAGGATGAGAGCTACTACATTCTCGACTCCAAGCAGAACGGAGGGGTCTATCTGGGGCTCAAAACGGACATCAACCGTGAAAACATGATCCACGATTTGAGAGACGCTCAGGAAAACGATAGCTTCAAATTTGAAGCCACACGCTATGTGAATCAATTCCCAGCCCGTAAACACGATCACTTCCTGATCCCGGCCGGAACGGTCCACTGTTCTGGTAAAGACACTGTCGTCCTTGAGATCAGTGCAACCCCGTATATCTTCACCTTCAAGCTATGGGACTGGGGCCGCGTTGGGCTAGACGGTCAACCACGGCCCATTCATCTCGATCACGGCATTGAAAATATCTGCTGGGATCGCACCACGAAGTGGGTTGAACAGTCACTAATGAATCGTTGCCAAACCGTCGCCGAAACAGATGACTGGCGCGAAGAACTGACAGGTCTCCATCCGGCACAATTCATCGAGACACGGCGGCATTGGTTTACAAGTACTGTCCCTCACGACACCAACGGCAATCTCAATGTTCTCAATCTCGTCCAGGGTTCGGAAGCGGTCGTCGAAAGCCCCACAGAAGAATTTTCGCCGTTCGTAGTCCACTATGCCGAAACCTTTATCGTTCCCGCAGCGGTAGGACGATACACCATTCGACCCGCAGTTCCCGGTACCCTCTGCGCTACCATCAAGGCTTTCGTCCGTCCGGTGTCGGCATCTGATCGAGAAAAATTCTCTCAAACACCAGCAAACATCTAG
- a CDS encoding ROK family protein, giving the protein MRTLLHNTSRSDPSNQAAEKDRGVVLAFDMGGSHVAAMARQIGNVFTGNRVSLPLDETGSEDYLFDRIEEVSRMAFAAVSPRAVLKGIAFAVPGPFDYANGISLLQHKLSSWYGVNVRKQLALRFGIDEMNILFLNDTDAFLLGELEQASASRAIGITLGTGIGAAFAINDRTVPAMKVLPNNCDLYALPWKGGIVEDFVSTRGIMKLHLDRGGRYCSVKEIAAQFSVDSIATDTMLAFGHELGSVIASYLLPFAPDIIILGGSIARSPETFMPAAISELHGHTNLLRISTHFEKAALLGSLADWLRQAKSASLGISQMHARRSSRKSHIDNEPWND; this is encoded by the coding sequence ATGCGAACATTGCTCCACAACACTTCTCGCTCCGATCCCTCCAATCAAGCCGCAGAAAAAGACCGTGGCGTCGTTCTAGCCTTCGACATGGGAGGCAGCCATGTAGCCGCCATGGCAAGACAGATTGGTAACGTCTTCACTGGAAACCGAGTGAGTTTGCCCTTGGACGAAACGGGTTCGGAAGACTATCTGTTTGATCGTATCGAGGAAGTCAGTCGCATGGCATTCGCAGCGGTTTCACCACGTGCAGTCCTGAAAGGAATTGCATTTGCAGTACCGGGTCCTTTTGACTATGCCAATGGGATTTCATTGCTGCAACACAAGCTCTCCTCTTGGTACGGTGTCAATGTACGGAAGCAACTTGCGCTACGGTTCGGCATCGATGAAATGAACATCCTCTTTCTCAACGATACTGATGCCTTCCTCCTTGGCGAGCTTGAACAAGCATCTGCATCAAGGGCAATAGGGATCACCTTGGGAACCGGAATAGGAGCGGCATTCGCGATCAATGACCGAACCGTTCCCGCGATGAAGGTCCTTCCCAACAATTGCGATCTCTATGCCCTTCCCTGGAAGGGCGGGATCGTGGAGGATTTTGTCTCCACCCGCGGAATCATGAAACTCCATCTGGATCGGGGAGGTCGATATTGTTCGGTCAAGGAGATTGCGGCACAGTTCAGCGTCGACTCCATTGCCACTGACACGATGCTCGCTTTCGGGCACGAGCTCGGCTCGGTGATCGCCAGCTATCTTTTACCCTTTGCGCCCGACATAATCATCTTGGGCGGCTCCATTGCGCGAAGCCCAGAGACGTTCATGCCAGCGGCCATCTCAGAGCTACATGGGCACACGAATCTTTTGAGAATTTCGACGCACTTTGAAAAAGCTGCTCTGCTCGGCTCTCTCGCAGATTGGCTTCGCCAAGCAAAATCCGCCAGTCTAGGCATTAGCCAAATGCATGCCAGGAGGAGTTCCAGAAAATCGCATATCGACAATGAACCCTGGAATGACTGA